GTTCATGTCATGCGCGCCGGGGAAATCGTGGAGAGCGGGCCGCGCGAGCGCATTTTCAAAAGCCCAAGCCATCCGTACACGCGCACCCTCCTGTCCAGCGCGCCCGCTGGCCGTCCCGAACCCCTGGCCGAGCCGGCCGAAACACTGCTGGCCGCGCGCGGCGTCCGGGTCTGGTTTCCGGTGGGCAGAACCCTGATGGGCCGGCCCACGGGCCACGTCAAGGCCGTGACCGACGTGGACCTGACCATCCGCCGGGGCGAATCCCTGGGCGTGGTCGGGGAAAGCGGCTCGGGCAAGACCACCCTGGGTCTGGCCCTGTTGCGCCTGCTGCCAAGCGAGGGGGACGTTCTTTTTGACGGGCAGCCCCTTGCCGGTCTGCGCGAGGGCGCGTTGCGCGCGTTGCGCCGGAATTTTCAGATTGTCTTCCAGGACCCGTACGGTAGTCTCAGCCCGCGCATGACCGTGGGGCGCATCGTGGCCGAGGGTCTGGACGCCCACGGCCTGGCCCGTGGCACGGAGCGCGAGGCGCGCATCAGCGAGATCCTGGCCGCCGTGGAGCTTGACCCCGACGCCATGCATCGTTACCCGCACGAATTTTCCGGCGGCCAGCGCCAGCGGATCAGCATCGCCAGGGCGCTTATCCTGCGGCCCAAATTCGTGGTCCTGGACGAGCCGACCTCGGCCCTGGACCGTACCGTGCAGTTCCAGATCGTCGAGCTGCTGCGCGATTTGCGCGCCCGCTTCGGCCTGACCTATCTGTTCATCACGCATGATCTGGCCCTGGTCCGGGCCCTGTGTCATCGGGTGCTGATCATGAAGGACGGCCGCATCGTGGAGCAGGGGGACACGGAAACCATTTTTGCCCGTCCTTCGCAGCCGTACACCAAGGCGCTGCTGTCCGCCGCCCTGGAATAAGGGGTATTCATGAACACCCATGCCGCGAAATTCATTTCGCCCGCCTTTTTGCCGGTGTATTTTTTCATCCTGGTCATCGTTCTGGGCGGCGCGCTGCTTCATCTGTCCGTGAGCCTGAACGACACGCCCATTTCCTGGCTGGACGCCATGTTCACCTCGGTCTCCGCCACCTGCGTCACGGGACTGGCCGTGGTCGATACGGGGGCGACCTTTTCGACCGTCGGCCTGATCGT
The sequence above is drawn from the Deltaproteobacteria bacterium genome and encodes:
- a CDS encoding ABC transporter ATP-binding protein, coding for MPLIPATATDSLLRIENLTVDFRVEGRIVQAVRGVGLSIERGQTCALVGESGSGKSVTALSVLRLLPDQAEVRGDVFFEGRNLGAVSETELRAVRGGRVGMIFQEPMTSLNPLHPVGRQIAESVALHRPGVSARERTLELLRLVGLPEPESRLASFPHQLSGGQRQRVMIAMALANDPSLLIADEPTTALDVTIQAQVLALLKDLQTRLGMAILLISHDLGVVRHMADTVHVMRAGEIVESGPRERIFKSPSHPYTRTLLSSAPAGRPEPLAEPAETLLAARGVRVWFPVGRTLMGRPTGHVKAVTDVDLTIRRGESLGVVGESGSGKTTLGLALLRLLPSEGDVLFDGQPLAGLREGALRALRRNFQIVFQDPYGSLSPRMTVGRIVAEGLDAHGLARGTEREARISEILAAVELDPDAMHRYPHEFSGGQRQRISIARALILRPKFVVLDEPTSALDRTVQFQIVELLRDLRARFGLTYLFITHDLALVRALCHRVLIMKDGRIVEQGDTETIFARPSQPYTKALLSAALE
- a CDS encoding potassium transporter TrkH, which codes for MNTHAAKFISPAFLPVYFFILVIVLGGALLHLSVSLNDTPISWLDAMFTSVSATCVTGLAVVDTGATFSTVGLIV